A genomic window from Streptomyces sp. MST-110588 includes:
- a CDS encoding helix-turn-helix transcriptional regulator, whose amino-acid sequence MVRTPLTPWERERGERLGALLRAARGDRSMVEIAAGAGLSAETLRKIETGRAPTPAFFTVVALAATLGLSLDDLATLATPPPETAAA is encoded by the coding sequence ATGGTGCGCACTCCACTGACCCCCTGGGAACGCGAACGCGGCGAGCGGCTCGGCGCGCTGCTGCGGGCCGCCCGCGGCGACCGCAGCATGGTCGAGATCGCGGCCGGCGCCGGCCTGTCCGCCGAAACCCTGCGCAAGATCGAGACCGGCCGTGCCCCGACCCCGGCCTTCTTCACCGTCGTCGCCCTGGCCGCCACCCTCGGCCTCTCCCTGGACGACCTGGCCACCCTCGCCACCCCACCCCCTGAAACGGCAGCCGCCTGA
- the map gene encoding type I methionyl aminopeptidase: MVEIKTDGALDAMRVAGRVVADALEAVRGAAAPGMRLVELDEVARTVLREAGATSPFLGYRPSFAPTPFPAVLCISVNDAIVHGVPDTYRLRDGDLVSADCGAVVDGWAGDAALSFCVGTARPEDRRLMDTTRRALEAGIAAAVVGARIGDISHAIGSVGRAAGYGIPADFGGHGIGRRMHEDPPVPNEGRPGRGFVLRHGLVIAIEPMFLAGGGDDYYAAPDGWTLRTTDGSRAAHFEHTVAITDDGPRVLTLP, translated from the coding sequence GTGGTGGAGATCAAGACGGACGGTGCGCTGGACGCGATGCGGGTGGCGGGGCGGGTGGTGGCCGACGCGCTGGAGGCCGTACGGGGCGCGGCTGCCCCGGGGATGCGGCTGGTGGAGCTGGACGAGGTGGCCCGTACGGTCCTGCGGGAGGCGGGAGCCACCTCACCGTTCCTCGGGTACCGCCCGTCGTTCGCCCCCACTCCCTTCCCCGCCGTCCTGTGCATCTCGGTCAATGACGCGATCGTGCACGGCGTCCCTGACACCTACCGGCTGCGCGACGGGGACCTGGTCAGCGCCGACTGCGGCGCGGTCGTGGACGGCTGGGCCGGTGACGCGGCGCTCAGCTTCTGCGTGGGCACCGCCCGCCCCGAGGACCGGCGGCTGATGGACACCACCCGCCGGGCCCTGGAGGCGGGCATCGCGGCGGCGGTCGTCGGCGCCCGGATCGGTGACATCTCACATGCGATCGGCAGCGTCGGCCGGGCCGCCGGCTACGGCATCCCGGCCGACTTCGGCGGCCACGGCATCGGCCGCCGGATGCACGAGGACCCGCCGGTCCCCAACGAGGGCCGCCCCGGGCGTGGCTTCGTCCTGCGGCACGGCCTCGTCATAGCCATCGAGCCGATGTTCCTGGCCGGCGGCGGCGACGACTACTACGCCGCGCCCGACGGCTGGACCCTCCGCACGACCGACGGCAGCCGCGCCGCCCATTTCGAGCACACGGTCGCCATCACCGACGACGGCCCCCGCGTCCTGACCCTCCCGTAA
- a CDS encoding DUF3263 domain-containing protein, giving the protein MTSGRGSGERGDAAGTAPLTAQDEAVLGVERRSWAGPGVKERVIRERLGISPTRYYQLLNALLDDPRALAHDPVTVNRLRRLREARRGRR; this is encoded by the coding sequence ATGACGAGCGGCAGGGGAAGCGGGGAGCGCGGCGACGCCGCCGGTACGGCTCCGCTGACCGCCCAGGACGAGGCCGTACTCGGCGTCGAGCGCCGCTCCTGGGCGGGCCCCGGCGTGAAGGAACGCGTCATCCGCGAGCGCCTGGGCATCTCCCCGACGCGGTACTACCAGCTCCTGAACGCCCTGCTGGACGACCCGCGGGCGCTCGCCCACGACCCGGTCACCGTCAACCGGCTGCGCCGCCTGCGCGAAGCCCGGCGCGGCCGGCGCTGA
- the arfB gene encoding alternative ribosome rescue aminoacyl-tRNA hydrolase ArfB encodes MSGPYVIRGSVALPEAELQWRFSRSSGPGGQHVNTSDSQVELRFDLAATAALPEVWKERALQRLAERGRLLDGGVVSVRASEHRSQWRNRETAAVRLAALLAEVSAPPPKPRRKSRIPRGINERRLREKKQRGETKRGRSGRDWV; translated from the coding sequence ATGTCCGGGCCCTACGTCATCCGCGGTTCGGTCGCTCTTCCCGAGGCTGAACTCCAGTGGCGGTTCTCGCGGTCGTCGGGGCCGGGCGGCCAGCACGTCAACACCTCCGACAGCCAGGTGGAGCTGCGCTTCGACCTCGCCGCCACGGCGGCGCTCCCCGAGGTGTGGAAGGAGCGCGCGCTCCAGCGGCTGGCGGAGCGCGGCCGGCTGCTGGACGGTGGCGTGGTGTCCGTACGGGCCTCCGAGCACCGCTCCCAGTGGCGCAACCGCGAGACGGCCGCGGTCCGGCTGGCCGCGCTCCTGGCGGAGGTCAGCGCGCCGCCGCCCAAGCCGCGCCGCAAGAGCCGTATCCCGCGCGGCATCAATGAGCGGCGGCTGCGGGAGAAGAAGCAGCGTGGTGAGACCAAGCGCGGCCGTTCGGGGCGCGATTGGGTGTGA
- a CDS encoding 1-phosphofructokinase family hexose kinase has product MILTVTLNAALDITYRVPRLCPHTTHRVTEVIERPGGKGLNVARVLAALGHEAVVTGFAGGGTGEALRSLLAQEAEVTDALVPVGGATRRTVAVVDASTGDTTQLNEPGPTVTTAEWDTFLARYRELLARARAVALCGSLPPGVPVDVYARLVRGARTAGVPVLLDTSGEPLRRGLAARPDLAKPNADELAALTGSTEPLRAARDARRRGAHAVAASLGARGMLAVTADGAWQAAPPQRIAGNPTGAGDSAVAGLLSGLVEGLPWPDRLARAVALSAATVRAPAAGEFDRATYEDLLHRVVVTDRPTAA; this is encoded by the coding sequence ATGATCCTCACGGTCACGCTGAACGCGGCCCTCGACATCACCTACCGCGTGCCGCGCCTGTGCCCGCACACCACCCACCGCGTCACCGAGGTCATCGAACGCCCCGGCGGCAAGGGCCTGAACGTCGCCCGCGTGCTGGCCGCGCTCGGGCACGAGGCCGTGGTCACCGGCTTCGCGGGCGGCGGCACCGGCGAGGCGCTGCGCTCACTGCTCGCGCAGGAGGCGGAGGTGACCGACGCGCTGGTGCCGGTCGGCGGCGCCACCCGGCGCACCGTCGCCGTCGTGGACGCCTCCACCGGCGACACCACGCAGCTCAACGAGCCGGGGCCGACCGTCACCACCGCCGAATGGGACACCTTCCTGGCCCGCTACCGGGAACTGCTGGCGCGGGCGCGGGCGGTGGCGCTGTGCGGCAGCCTCCCGCCGGGCGTCCCGGTGGACGTCTACGCGCGTCTGGTGCGCGGTGCCCGTACGGCCGGCGTGCCCGTACTGCTGGACACCAGCGGCGAACCGCTGCGCCGGGGGCTGGCCGCCCGCCCGGACCTGGCCAAGCCCAACGCCGACGAACTCGCCGCCCTGACCGGCTCCACCGAGCCGCTGCGCGCCGCCCGCGACGCCCGCCGCCGCGGCGCCCACGCCGTGGCCGCGTCGCTGGGCGCCCGGGGCATGCTCGCGGTCACCGCGGACGGCGCCTGGCAGGCCGCCCCGCCGCAGCGCATCGCGGGCAACCCTACGGGGGCCGGGGACTCCGCGGTGGCCGGGCTGCTCTCCGGCCTGGTGGAGGGACTGCCCTGGCCGGACCGGCTGGCCCGCGCGGTGGCCCTGTCCGCCGCCACCGTACGGGCCCCGGCGGCGGGCGAGTTCGACCGGGCCACCTATGAGGACCTGCTGCACCGCGTCGTGGTGACGGACCGTCCGACGGCGGCGTGA
- a CDS encoding ROK family protein produces MRHVIALDVGGTGMKAALVGSDGTLLYEARRPTGRERGPDAVVEAVLGFAADLRAIGQERFGTAAEAAGVAVPGIVDETDGIAVYSANLGWRDVPMRSLLSERLGNVPVALGHDVRTGGLAEGRIGAGRGAGRFLFVPLGTGIAGAIGIDGRIEAGAHGSAGEIGHIVVRPEGALCGCGQRGCLETVASAAAVGRAWAAACADPEATAVDAAKAVASGDERALAVWQEAVDALADGLVTGLTLLDPHCLIIGGGLAEAGETLFLPLREAVRTRLTFQRLPLIVPAALGDAAGCLGAGLLAWDLLSTEVTA; encoded by the coding sequence GTGAGACACGTCATCGCCCTCGATGTGGGCGGCACCGGCATGAAGGCCGCCCTGGTGGGCTCGGACGGCACGCTCCTGTACGAGGCCCGGCGCCCCACCGGCCGCGAGCGCGGCCCGGACGCGGTGGTCGAGGCCGTCCTCGGATTCGCCGCCGACCTGCGCGCCATCGGTCAGGAACGGTTCGGGACGGCCGCGGAGGCCGCCGGCGTCGCGGTGCCCGGCATCGTCGACGAGACCGACGGCATCGCCGTCTACTCCGCCAACCTCGGCTGGCGCGACGTACCGATGCGGTCCCTGCTGTCCGAGCGGCTGGGCAACGTGCCCGTCGCCCTGGGCCACGACGTACGGACCGGGGGCCTGGCGGAGGGCCGGATCGGCGCGGGCCGCGGCGCCGGGCGCTTCCTGTTCGTACCGCTGGGCACCGGCATCGCGGGCGCCATCGGCATCGACGGCCGTATCGAGGCCGGGGCGCACGGCAGCGCGGGCGAGATCGGCCACATCGTCGTACGGCCCGAAGGCGCCCTGTGCGGCTGCGGACAGCGCGGCTGCCTGGAGACCGTGGCCTCGGCCGCCGCGGTCGGCCGCGCCTGGGCGGCGGCCTGCGCGGACCCCGAGGCGACCGCGGTGGACGCCGCCAAGGCCGTCGCCTCGGGTGACGAGCGCGCGCTGGCCGTGTGGCAGGAGGCCGTGGACGCCCTCGCCGACGGGCTGGTCACCGGGCTGACGCTGCTCGACCCGCACTGTCTGATCATCGGCGGCGGGCTCGCCGAGGCGGGCGAGACCCTCTTCCTTCCGCTGCGGGAGGCGGTCCGTACCCGGCTGACCTTCCAGCGGCTCCCCCTGATCGTTCCGGCAGCCCTCGGGGACGCCGCCGGTTGCCTGGGCGCGGGACTGCTCGCCTGGGATCTTCTCTCCACGGAGGTAACTGCCTGA
- a CDS encoding extracellular solute-binding protein, translating to MQRRYLSLAAVGLSTAMTLTLSACGSGSGDGGDVTLKLVAADYGDNASNSSKHYWDKLRRAFEAENPGIKVDVEVYSWKDVDKKVEDMVKAGQAPDMAQIGAYADYAAQGKLYSADQILSIPVQADFQPSLASAGEYQRRQYGMPFGASTRRLFYNKKLFAQAGITDTPESWEDIARDAARLKAKGVKMPYALPLGPEETQAETLLWMLSGGGNYTDSIGKYTIDSPENVKTFEWVKKELVGKGLTGVAPAKLNRQEAFDAFAAGDVGMLNGHPTLMKQAEDKGIDYGTVDLPGVNGKAKSTMGVTDWMMAFKKNGHRDQVGKFLDYVYNEKNVLTFSGDYGLLPVTVSASQAMAADNKYAKLHSFLKQLGGAEFYPADKISWPLVSKTIKAKMGGAVGPNGNPAGVLADIQNMADEKDNTGK from the coding sequence GTGCAGCGGCGGTACTTGAGCCTGGCAGCGGTGGGACTCTCCACGGCCATGACGCTGACCCTCTCCGCCTGCGGCAGCGGCTCGGGCGACGGCGGAGACGTCACCCTCAAGCTGGTCGCGGCGGATTACGGTGACAACGCATCCAACTCCTCCAAGCACTACTGGGACAAGCTCCGCCGCGCGTTCGAGGCCGAGAACCCCGGCATCAAGGTCGACGTCGAGGTCTATAGCTGGAAGGACGTCGACAAGAAGGTCGAGGACATGGTCAAGGCCGGCCAGGCGCCGGACATGGCCCAGATCGGCGCGTACGCGGACTACGCCGCCCAGGGCAAGCTCTACAGCGCCGACCAGATCCTCTCCATCCCCGTCCAGGCGGATTTCCAGCCCTCCCTGGCGTCGGCGGGCGAGTACCAGCGGCGTCAGTACGGCATGCCCTTCGGCGCCAGCACCCGCCGTCTCTTCTACAACAAGAAGCTCTTCGCCCAGGCCGGGATCACCGACACCCCGGAGTCCTGGGAGGACATCGCCCGCGACGCCGCCCGCCTGAAGGCCAAGGGCGTGAAGATGCCGTACGCGCTGCCGCTCGGCCCGGAGGAGACCCAGGCCGAGACGCTGCTGTGGATGCTCAGCGGCGGCGGCAACTACACCGACAGCATCGGCAAGTACACGATCGACTCGCCGGAGAACGTCAAGACCTTCGAGTGGGTGAAGAAGGAACTGGTCGGCAAGGGCCTGACCGGTGTGGCGCCGGCCAAGCTCAACCGCCAGGAGGCGTTCGACGCGTTCGCGGCCGGTGACGTCGGCATGCTCAACGGCCACCCGACCCTGATGAAGCAGGCCGAGGACAAGGGCATCGACTACGGCACCGTCGACCTGCCGGGCGTCAACGGCAAGGCGAAGTCCACCATGGGCGTCACGGACTGGATGATGGCCTTCAAGAAGAACGGCCACCGCGACCAGGTCGGCAAGTTCCTGGACTACGTCTACAACGAGAAGAACGTCCTGACGTTCTCCGGCGACTACGGGCTGCTGCCGGTCACCGTCTCCGCGTCCCAGGCCATGGCGGCCGACAACAAGTACGCCAAGCTGCACAGCTTCCTCAAGCAGCTCGGCGGCGCCGAGTTCTACCCGGCCGACAAGATCTCCTGGCCGCTGGTCAGCAAGACCATCAAGGCGAAGATGGGCGGGGCGGTCGGCCCCAACGGCAACCCGGCCGGTGTGCTCGCCGACATCCAGAACATGGCGGACGAAAAGGACAACACCGGCAAGTGA
- the nagA gene encoding N-acetylglucosamine-6-phosphate deacetylase translates to MALQQSGEHPPSPRRTVLTGARVALPTGVVQDAWITVEGTRIAGIRQPDGDRRRTDVREPSDARPSPDTRQAPAVSPEEAPATTLDLAGHLIVPGFVDLHVHGGGGGSFSSADPEECLKVARTHRSHGTTSMAASTVTGDLDDLTRQAAVLSELVEQGDLAGIHFEGPFISPHRCGAHQPGLLRDPDPADVRKLVDAARGTAKMMTLAPELPGGLESVRLLADAGVIAAVGHTDSTYEAAREAIDAGATVATHLFNAMPALGHRSPGPVVALLEDERITVELINDGTHLHPAVLEMAFRTAGADRVAFITDAMGAAGMSDGMYPLGPMTVEVKDGVARISQGPTAGSIAGSTLTLDRAFKRALTVDGLTVGQAVRALSANPARLLGIDGRTGSIETGKDADLVVLDGSYDLVGVMRRGAWVVRPQLG, encoded by the coding sequence ATGGCGCTGCAACAGTCCGGGGAACACCCCCCGAGTCCGCGTCGGACCGTCCTGACCGGTGCCCGGGTGGCGCTGCCGACCGGGGTCGTCCAGGACGCATGGATCACGGTCGAGGGCACCCGTATCGCCGGTATCCGGCAGCCCGACGGCGACCGGCGGCGTACGGACGTACGGGAGCCGTCGGACGCCCGGCCGTCTCCGGACACCCGGCAGGCACCCGCCGTTTCCCCCGAGGAAGCTCCCGCCACCACCCTGGACCTGGCCGGGCACCTGATCGTCCCCGGCTTCGTCGACCTGCACGTCCACGGCGGAGGCGGCGGCTCCTTCTCCTCCGCCGACCCCGAGGAGTGCCTGAAGGTCGCCCGGACCCACCGCAGCCACGGCACCACCTCCATGGCCGCCTCGACCGTCACCGGCGACCTGGACGACCTGACCCGGCAGGCCGCCGTCCTGTCCGAACTGGTCGAGCAGGGCGACCTGGCCGGCATCCACTTCGAGGGCCCCTTCATCTCCCCGCACCGCTGCGGCGCCCACCAGCCCGGCCTGCTGCGCGACCCCGACCCCGCCGACGTCCGCAAGCTCGTGGACGCCGCCCGTGGCACCGCGAAGATGATGACGCTGGCCCCGGAGCTGCCCGGCGGCCTGGAGTCCGTACGGCTGCTCGCCGACGCCGGAGTGATCGCGGCCGTCGGCCACACCGACTCCACGTACGAGGCCGCACGCGAGGCCATCGACGCGGGCGCCACCGTCGCGACCCACCTGTTCAACGCCATGCCGGCGCTCGGCCACCGCTCCCCCGGCCCGGTCGTCGCCCTCCTGGAGGACGAGCGGATCACCGTCGAGCTGATCAACGACGGTACGCATCTGCACCCGGCCGTCCTGGAGATGGCCTTCCGCACCGCGGGCGCCGACCGCGTCGCCTTCATCACCGACGCGATGGGCGCGGCCGGCATGAGTGACGGCATGTACCCGCTCGGCCCGATGACCGTCGAGGTCAAGGACGGCGTCGCCCGGATCAGCCAGGGCCCGACGGCCGGCTCGATCGCGGGCTCCACCCTCACCTTGGACCGGGCCTTCAAGCGCGCCCTGACCGTCGACGGGCTGACCGTCGGCCAGGCCGTACGGGCCCTGTCGGCCAACCCCGCCCGGCTGCTGGGCATCGACGGCCGGACCGGCTCGATCGAGACCGGCAAGGACGCCGACCTGGTGGTCCTGGACGGCTCGTACGACCTGGTGGGCGTGATGCGCAGGGGCGCGTGGGTGGTCCGGCCCCAACTGGGCTGA
- a CDS encoding TerD family protein has protein sequence MPVSLSKGGNVSLTKEAPGLTAVTVGLGWDVRTTTGTDFDLDASAIAVNGAGKVFSDQHFVFFNNKSTPDRSIEHTGDNITGEGEGDDEQIKVNLAALPAEIEKIVFPVSIYDAEARSQNFGQVRNAFIRIINQAGDAEIARYDLSEDAATETAMVFGELYRNGAEWKFRAVGQGYASGLAGIAQDFGVNV, from the coding sequence ATGCCTGTAAGCCTGTCCAAGGGCGGCAACGTCTCGCTCACCAAGGAGGCTCCGGGCCTGACCGCCGTCACGGTCGGCCTGGGCTGGGACGTCCGCACCACCACCGGCACGGACTTCGACCTCGACGCCAGCGCCATCGCGGTCAACGGCGCGGGCAAGGTCTTCTCGGACCAGCACTTCGTCTTCTTCAACAACAAGTCCACCCCCGACCGCTCCATCGAGCACACCGGTGACAACATCACCGGCGAGGGCGAGGGCGACGACGAGCAGATCAAGGTCAACCTGGCCGCCCTGCCGGCCGAGATCGAGAAGATCGTCTTCCCGGTCTCGATCTACGACGCCGAGGCCCGCAGCCAGAACTTCGGCCAGGTGCGTAACGCCTTCATCCGCATCATCAACCAGGCCGGCGACGCGGAGATCGCCCGCTACGACCTCAGCGAGGACGCGGCGACCGAGACCGCCATGGTCTTCGGCGAGCTGTACCGCAACGGCGCCGAGTGGAAGTTCCGCGCCGTCGGCCAGGGCTACGCCTCCGGCCTGGCCGGCATCGCCCAGGACTTCGGCGTCAACGTCTGA
- a CDS encoding carbohydrate-binding protein: MTAGNNGAGTPENDDPFAYLYRSEGGEDGAQGSTGAGTAPRQPGVPRTSYNQVRAVGERKYGGGQQAQGQTYGGQQQYAGPQQPGQQQYGGPQTVQAPYAAQGPYGRQNAHYAAPETLPGGNRPAPPPGHNAQAGAPRRSHKGLLIGAVAVVVAVCVGIGVAMVANSDSKKDEAGKQPDTTAGESSAAPSTSSSANPSPSASPSALPKLDAGSLQLGGGATTSKDVKGARSEGGVSVGNMNVPGASATWSLEVPKPGPYTVFVGYTVPGKDADATLTVNGKVSPRPIRMQNWAHAGEGKWESGWTKTYVWVDLSSGKNAVKVSCEQGNKCEFNLDKVWLKAGHVTN, encoded by the coding sequence ATGACGGCCGGCAACAACGGCGCGGGCACGCCGGAGAACGACGACCCGTTCGCCTACCTCTACCGCTCCGAGGGCGGCGAGGACGGCGCACAGGGCTCGACGGGCGCCGGCACCGCACCGCGGCAGCCGGGCGTTCCGCGGACCTCGTACAACCAGGTGCGGGCGGTCGGCGAGCGCAAGTACGGCGGCGGTCAGCAGGCCCAGGGGCAGACCTACGGCGGCCAGCAGCAGTACGCCGGGCCGCAGCAGCCGGGGCAGCAGCAGTACGGAGGCCCCCAGACCGTCCAGGCGCCGTACGCCGCCCAGGGCCCGTACGGCCGGCAGAACGCCCACTACGCCGCGCCCGAGACCCTCCCGGGCGGCAACCGCCCCGCCCCGCCCCCCGGCCACAACGCCCAGGCCGGTGCTCCCCGCCGCAGCCACAAGGGTCTGCTGATCGGCGCGGTGGCGGTGGTCGTCGCGGTCTGCGTCGGCATCGGCGTCGCGATGGTCGCCAACAGCGACTCCAAGAAGGACGAGGCGGGCAAGCAGCCCGACACCACGGCCGGCGAGTCGTCGGCCGCCCCGAGCACCTCCTCGTCCGCCAATCCCTCGCCCTCGGCCTCCCCCAGCGCCCTGCCCAAGCTCGACGCGGGCAGCCTGCAACTGGGGGGCGGCGCCACCACCTCCAAGGACGTCAAGGGCGCCCGCTCGGAGGGCGGTGTGTCCGTCGGCAACATGAACGTGCCCGGCGCGTCGGCCACGTGGTCCCTGGAGGTCCCCAAGCCCGGCCCGTACACGGTCTTCGTGGGCTACACCGTCCCGGGCAAGGACGCCGACGCCACGCTCACGGTCAACGGCAAGGTCAGCCCGCGCCCGATCCGTATGCAGAACTGGGCCCACGCGGGCGAGGGCAAGTGGGAGTCGGGCTGGACCAAGACCTACGTCTGGGTCGACCTGAGCAGCGGCAAGAACGCCGTCAAGGTCTCCTGCGAGCAGGGGAACAAATGTGAGTTCAACCTGGACAAGGTGTGGCTGAAGGCCGGTCACGTCACCAACTAG
- a CDS encoding flavin reductase family protein — MPHPGGVSDEEFRAALSRLAAGVVLVTAHDPEDGPRGEDVGMTATAFMSVSLEPPLVMVSVRNDSRMDDLLERQPLWAVSVLAESQRHIAGRFAMKGRISDRLLFEDIPYVRGKEADAPLVGGALATLECRTEQRVVAGDHTLVIGRVLAAATPSADGGPLTYFRGKYRHLS, encoded by the coding sequence ATCCCGCATCCTGGTGGGGTGAGTGACGAGGAGTTCCGCGCCGCCCTGTCCCGTCTCGCCGCCGGGGTCGTACTGGTCACCGCCCACGACCCGGAGGACGGGCCGCGCGGCGAGGACGTCGGCATGACCGCCACGGCCTTCATGTCGGTCTCGCTCGAACCGCCGCTGGTGATGGTGAGCGTTCGCAACGACTCACGCATGGACGACCTTCTGGAACGCCAACCGCTGTGGGCGGTGTCGGTGCTTGCCGAGAGCCAGCGGCACATTGCCGGACGATTCGCGATGAAAGGCCGCATCAGCGACCGGCTTCTCTTCGAGGACATTCCGTACGTGCGAGGCAAAGAGGCGGACGCGCCCCTGGTCGGCGGCGCGCTGGCGACCCTGGAGTGCCGCACCGAACAGCGGGTTGTCGCCGGCGACCACACCCTCGTCATCGGCCGCGTACTGGCCGCCGCGACCCCCAGCGCGGACGGCGGCCCCCTGACGTACTTCCGCGGCAAGTACCGTCACCTGTCATAA
- the cdgB gene encoding diguanylate cyclase CdgB, with protein sequence METESEPYVRLATLRQLHQVVAELNTARSLADTLQAVADGATTGLGYELAAVNLVRPDGDLVVAAVAGSAGAEALMAGRVGSRAAWDRRLSMGERWGDLCFIPYTEGWVLDDDDVPQWHTAGPAPRFPDEWHPMDRLFAPMYAAANGNGELLGVISVDKPRNGRRPGAWGREALQMYAFQAAIAIGNARLRANMQRALVRLEREQQALRASEESFRQAFEYAPSGMAIAELGGDQHGRLHRTNDALCRLLGRPASAMRRYSFSDLVHPEDIGTLLRTSAEGGRAELRLARRDGTYVWVSLRNSVVADTADGPRFLLTHVEDIEERKRHELQLAHRASHDSLTGLPNSAELRARLSARLCSRPPGPPAPAGPPADAYAAAVTGAAYPDHAAYPGSPGYPDHAGYPDHAGYADGQGLRPDGPEVFGSLDSLDSFDGFEGTGAAGPYDHVHTVPPTEGPEDDGTKGLAVLFCDLDGFKSINDRFGHHTGDAVLIEVAHRLTNGVRDGDTVARLGGDEFVVLADGLGKADAEDLAVRLRNAIIPPIRVDGRAVRVGASFGIGWASCGMSAEEVLQSADQRMYIEKRSRSKTNRRAG encoded by the coding sequence ATGGAGACCGAGTCGGAGCCATACGTCCGTCTTGCGACCCTGCGGCAACTGCACCAAGTGGTCGCCGAGCTGAACACCGCCCGCAGCCTCGCGGACACCTTGCAGGCCGTCGCGGACGGTGCCACCACCGGACTCGGCTACGAGCTGGCCGCGGTCAACCTCGTACGGCCGGACGGCGACCTCGTCGTCGCCGCGGTGGCGGGCAGCGCGGGCGCGGAGGCCCTCATGGCCGGCCGGGTGGGCTCCCGTGCCGCCTGGGACCGCCGGCTGAGCATGGGTGAGCGCTGGGGCGACCTGTGCTTCATCCCGTACACCGAAGGCTGGGTGCTGGACGACGACGACGTCCCCCAGTGGCACACCGCCGGCCCCGCCCCCCGCTTCCCCGACGAGTGGCACCCGATGGACCGCCTCTTCGCGCCCATGTACGCGGCAGCGAACGGCAACGGCGAACTGCTCGGGGTCATCTCCGTGGACAAGCCGCGCAACGGCCGGCGCCCCGGCGCCTGGGGCCGCGAAGCCCTCCAGATGTACGCGTTCCAGGCCGCCATCGCGATCGGCAACGCCCGGCTGCGCGCCAACATGCAGCGCGCGCTGGTCCGCCTGGAGCGCGAGCAGCAGGCGCTGCGCGCCAGTGAGGAAAGCTTCCGGCAGGCCTTCGAGTACGCGCCGAGCGGGATGGCCATCGCCGAGCTGGGCGGCGACCAGCACGGCCGGCTGCACCGTACGAACGACGCCCTGTGCCGCCTGCTGGGCCGCCCCGCCTCCGCCATGCGCCGCTACTCCTTCTCCGACCTCGTGCACCCGGAGGACATCGGCACCCTGCTGCGCACGTCCGCCGAGGGGGGCCGCGCCGAGCTGCGGCTCGCCCGGCGGGACGGCACCTACGTCTGGGTCTCGCTGCGCAACTCCGTGGTCGCCGACACCGCCGACGGGCCGCGCTTCCTGCTCACCCACGTCGAGGACATCGAGGAGCGCAAGCGGCACGAACTCCAGCTCGCCCACCGCGCCAGCCACGACTCGCTGACCGGCCTGCCCAACAGCGCCGAACTGCGCGCCCGGCTCAGTGCCCGCCTGTGTTCCCGCCCGCCGGGCCCGCCCGCACCGGCCGGCCCGCCGGCGGACGCCTACGCCGCCGCCGTGACGGGCGCGGCCTACCCGGACCACGCGGCGTATCCGGGCAGCCCGGGATACCCGGACCACGCGGGCTATCCGGACCACGCGGGCTACGCGGACGGCCAGGGGCTGCGGCCCGACGGCCCCGAGGTCTTCGGCTCGCTGGACTCCCTGGACTCCTTCGACGGCTTCGAGGGCACCGGCGCGGCCGGCCCGTACGACCACGTCCACACCGTCCCGCCCACGGAAGGCCCGGAGGACGACGGCACCAAGGGGCTCGCGGTCCTCTTCTGCGACCTCGACGGCTTCAAGTCGATCAACGACCGCTTCGGGCACCACACGGGTGACGCGGTCCTCATCGAGGTCGCCCACCGGCTGACCAACGGGGTCCGCGACGGCGACACGGTCGCCCGGCTCGGCGGCGACGAGTTCGTGGTCCTCGCCGACGGCCTGGGCAAGGCCGACGCCGAGGACCTCGCCGTACGGCTGCGCAACGCGATCATTCCGCCGATACGGGTGGACGGGCGGGCGGTACGGGTCGGCGCCAGCTTCGGCATCGGCTGGGCGAGCTGCGGAATGTCGGCCGAGGAGGTCCTGCAGTCCGCCGACCAGCGGATGTACATCGAAAAGCGGTCCCGCTCGAAGACCAACCGCCGGGCCGGCTGA